The following proteins come from a genomic window of Geminicoccaceae bacterium SCSIO 64248:
- the pip gene encoding prolyl aminopeptidase, with protein sequence MTDIYPAIEPYASGVLDAGDGHGVYWETCGNPAGKPALVLHGGPGSGCSPSARRYFDPARYRIVLFDQRGSGRSTPHASAPDADLATNTTEHLLADIERLRRHVGIERWLVLGGSWGSTLALAYAQRHPERVSGMVLHSIATTTAREIDWITRGVSMFFPEAWQRFRDGIPPAKRTGDMAGDYHRLLMDADPAVHDKAARDWCDWEAAIVDVHPAHTRHPRWRDPAFRLGFARLVTHYWRHHGWIEDGSLVRDAPRLAGIPGVLIHGRLDLCGPAITPWRLHANWPGSELHLVGGAGHDARDPGMAAHIVAATNRLAGR encoded by the coding sequence ATGACCGACATCTACCCGGCGATCGAGCCCTACGCGTCGGGCGTCCTCGATGCCGGCGACGGCCACGGCGTCTACTGGGAGACGTGCGGCAACCCCGCCGGCAAGCCCGCGCTGGTGCTTCACGGCGGACCCGGCTCGGGGTGCTCGCCCTCGGCGCGGCGGTATTTCGACCCCGCGCGCTACCGAATCGTGCTGTTCGACCAGCGTGGATCGGGCCGAAGCACGCCGCACGCGAGCGCGCCCGATGCCGACCTCGCGACCAACACGACCGAGCATCTGCTCGCCGACATCGAGCGCCTGCGCCGCCATGTCGGGATCGAGCGCTGGCTCGTCCTCGGCGGTTCGTGGGGCTCGACCCTGGCCCTCGCCTACGCGCAGCGCCATCCGGAGCGGGTCAGCGGCATGGTGCTTCACAGCATCGCCACGACCACCGCCCGGGAGATCGACTGGATCACGCGCGGGGTCAGCATGTTCTTTCCGGAAGCGTGGCAGCGCTTCCGCGACGGGATCCCGCCGGCCAAGCGGACGGGCGACATGGCCGGCGACTATCATCGCCTGCTGATGGACGCGGACCCGGCCGTCCATGACAAGGCGGCACGCGACTGGTGCGACTGGGAGGCGGCCATCGTCGACGTCCACCCGGCTCACACGCGACATCCCCGCTGGCGGGATCCCGCCTTCCGGCTCGGCTTCGCGCGGCTGGTGACGCATTACTGGCGCCACCACGGCTGGATCGAGGACGGTTCGCTGGTGCGGGACGCGCCGCGTCTCGCCGGGATACCCGGCGTCCTGATCCACGGCCGCCTCGACCTGTGCGGGCCGGCTATCACCCCCTGGCGGCTGCACGCCAACTGGCCCGGCAGCGAGCTTCACCTGGTCGGCGGCGCCGGGCATGACGCGCGCGACCCCGGCATGGCCGCGCATATCGTCGCCGCGACGAACCGGCTTGCCGGCAGGTGA
- a CDS encoding MFS transporter: protein MSTMQQTLEGPVPSAEPVLTPALTFVMAVACGAMVANLYFSQALIGLIGPALGLNEGTAGLTVTLTQLGYGAGLLFIVSLADLVENRRLILFNLGCVITGLVIVALSTSASVFLVGSFLAGFGSVGAQILVPFAAHIAPEAVRGRVIGNIMAGLLTGIMLARPAANMIADLAGWRAVFVVAAVLMTALMAVLARTLPERWPRADMHYGQILLSTLRLLRDLPLLRRRTAYQSIAFATFNLFWTAVPLALAQSFGLGQRGIALFALAGAGGALAAPMAGRLADRGLTRPATGFAIAVLALSCLLAGWATAAGLILVLVVTAVTLDAAVQTNQVISQRAIYSLSAEARGRLNAAYMTVVFVCGALGSLLGAWTFSHGGWRATALTGVAMSLAALVLFATEFRPRRG from the coding sequence ATGTCGACGATGCAACAGACGCTCGAAGGGCCCGTGCCCTCGGCCGAGCCGGTGCTGACGCCGGCGCTCACCTTCGTGATGGCCGTGGCCTGCGGCGCCATGGTCGCCAACCTCTATTTCAGCCAGGCCCTGATCGGCCTGATCGGACCGGCCCTGGGCCTGAACGAGGGCACGGCCGGGCTGACCGTGACGCTGACCCAGCTGGGCTACGGCGCGGGCCTCCTGTTCATCGTCTCGCTCGCCGATCTCGTCGAGAACCGGCGGCTGATCCTGTTCAATCTCGGCTGCGTCATCACCGGCCTGGTCATCGTCGCCCTCTCGACCTCGGCTTCGGTCTTCCTGGTCGGCTCCTTCCTGGCGGGCTTCGGCTCGGTCGGCGCGCAGATCCTCGTCCCCTTCGCCGCCCACATCGCCCCCGAGGCCGTGCGGGGCCGCGTCATCGGCAACATCATGGCGGGCCTGCTCACCGGCATCATGCTGGCCCGGCCGGCCGCGAACATGATCGCCGACCTCGCGGGCTGGCGCGCCGTCTTCGTGGTCGCCGCCGTCCTGATGACAGCCCTCATGGCCGTGCTCGCCCGCACGCTGCCGGAGCGCTGGCCGCGCGCGGACATGCACTACGGTCAGATTCTCCTCTCGACCCTGCGCCTCCTGCGCGACCTGCCGCTCCTGCGACGGCGGACGGCCTATCAGAGCATCGCCTTCGCGACGTTCAACCTGTTCTGGACCGCCGTTCCGCTGGCGCTCGCCCAGTCCTTCGGGCTCGGCCAGCGCGGCATCGCCCTGTTCGCCCTTGCCGGTGCCGGCGGCGCGCTGGCCGCCCCCATGGCCGGACGCCTGGCCGACCGGGGGCTGACCCGGCCGGCGACGGGCTTTGCCATTGCTGTGCTCGCCTTGTCCTGCCTCCTGGCCGGCTGGGCGACCGCCGCCGGGCTGATCCTCGTGCTGGTGGTCACGGCGGTGACGCTCGACGCCGCCGTGCAGACCAATCAGGTCATCAGCCAGCGCGCGATCTACAGCCTGTCGGCCGAGGCGCGCGGCCGTCTCAACGCCGCCTACATGACCGTGGTCTTCGTCTGCGGCGCGCTCGGGTCGCTCCTGGGGGCGTGGACCTTCTCCCACGGCGGCTGGCGGGCGACGGCCTTGACCGGCGTGGCCATGAGCCTGGCAGCGCTCGTCCTGTTCGCGACCGAGTTCCGTCCGCGGCGGGGCTGA
- a CDS encoding DNA topoisomerase IB, with protein sequence MAEAREDFDLERRDDAAHLSSRALEPEAPEPVYVMDTDPGIRRVRAGKGFSYRGPDGKRVADAKVIRRIKSLAVPPAYEDVWICLDPLGHIQATGRDARGRKQYRYHPRWLEIRDAVKYEGLVAFGRTLPRLRRRFAEDMGARGLVRDRVLATVASLLDRTLIRIGNPGYARDNKSFGLSTLRDRHVDVAGSEIRFRFTGKSGRDWDLRVTDRRIARIVRSCQELPGQHLFQYRDDDGERRAVTSDGINAYLRAVGGRECTAKQFRTWAGTVMTAMILAEEEAPTSKRQAARTINAAIDTVAATLGNTRAICRRCYVHPLVIERYEAGALATELKDARPRARRRSDAYGPEEALVLAWLEAQVAERGGR encoded by the coding sequence ATGGCCGAGGCGCGGGAGGATTTCGATCTCGAGCGGCGCGACGACGCCGCGCATCTGTCCAGCCGCGCGCTCGAGCCCGAGGCGCCGGAGCCCGTCTACGTCATGGACACCGATCCCGGCATCCGGCGGGTGCGCGCCGGCAAGGGCTTTTCTTATCGCGGGCCGGACGGCAAGCGCGTCGCCGACGCCAAGGTCATCCGGCGGATCAAGAGCCTGGCCGTGCCGCCGGCCTACGAGGACGTCTGGATCTGCCTGGACCCGCTCGGCCACATCCAGGCGACCGGGCGCGACGCGCGCGGCCGCAAGCAGTACCGCTACCATCCGCGCTGGCTGGAGATCCGCGATGCCGTCAAGTACGAGGGGCTGGTCGCGTTCGGGCGCACGCTGCCGCGCCTGCGCCGGCGCTTCGCCGAGGACATGGGCGCGCGCGGCCTCGTCCGCGACCGCGTCCTGGCGACCGTGGCCTCGCTGCTCGACCGCACGCTGATCCGGATCGGCAATCCCGGCTACGCCCGCGACAACAAGAGCTTCGGCCTCAGCACCCTGCGCGACCGCCATGTCGACGTCGCCGGCAGCGAGATACGCTTCCGGTTCACCGGCAAGTCCGGCCGGGACTGGGACCTGCGCGTCACCGACCGCCGCATCGCGCGCATCGTCCGTTCCTGCCAGGAACTGCCGGGCCAACATCTCTTCCAGTACCGGGACGACGACGGCGAGCGGCGCGCGGTCACCTCCGACGGCATCAACGCCTATCTCCGTGCCGTCGGCGGCCGCGAATGCACGGCAAAGCAGTTCCGGACCTGGGCCGGCACGGTCATGACCGCGATGATCCTGGCCGAAGAGGAGGCGCCGACGAGCAAGCGGCAGGCCGCCCGGACCATCAACGCCGCGATCGACACGGTCGCCGCGACGCTCGGCAACACGCGCGCGATCTGCCGCCGCTGCTACGTGCATCCGCTCGTGATCGAGCGCTACGAGGCGGGCGCGCTTGCGACGGAACTGAAGGACGCCAGGCCGCGGGCGCGCCGCCGGTCGGACGCCTACGGCCCCGAGGAAGCGCTCGTCCTCGCCTGGCTGGAAGCCCAGGTCGCCGAGCGCGGCGGCCGCTGA
- a CDS encoding helix-turn-helix domain-containing protein yields the protein MLDIDVIEEPGTAALALDPIRNRLLAELAAPASAAALAGRVGLTRQKVNYHLRALEAGGLVEPAEERRWGGLTERLLVATASSYVVSPGALGAVAASPERTADRLSASYLIALAARAVREVGALRRGARAANKRLATLSIDTVVRFRSPADRAAFTADLANAVGALAARYHDERAPGGRPYRLVAAAYPAPEHASS from the coding sequence ATGTTGGATATCGACGTCATCGAGGAGCCGGGCACGGCGGCGCTCGCGCTCGATCCGATCCGGAACCGCCTGCTGGCGGAACTGGCGGCCCCGGCTTCGGCCGCGGCCCTGGCCGGGCGGGTCGGCCTCACGCGCCAAAAGGTGAACTATCACCTGCGCGCGCTCGAGGCGGGCGGGCTGGTCGAGCCTGCCGAGGAGCGGCGGTGGGGCGGCCTGACCGAGCGCCTCCTGGTGGCGACCGCTTCGTCCTACGTCGTGTCGCCGGGCGCGCTCGGCGCCGTGGCGGCCAGCCCGGAGCGGACGGCGGACCGGTTGTCGGCCAGCTACCTCATCGCGCTCGCGGCACGGGCGGTGCGCGAGGTCGGTGCCTTGCGGCGCGGCGCGCGCGCGGCGAACAAGCGCCTCGCGACGCTCTCGATCGACACGGTGGTCCGATTCCGCTCGCCGGCCGATCGCGCGGCGTTCACGGCCGATCTCGCCAACGCCGTCGGCGCCCTGGCCGCGCGCTATCACGACGAGCGCGCGCCGGGCGGGCGTCCGTATCGCCTGGTCGCCGCCGCCTATCCGGCACCGGAACACGCAAGCTCCTGA
- a CDS encoding SRPBCC domain-containing protein produces the protein MPVKTDASGKRWVEMGFVVPGSPEEVWAAIATGAGNSAWFTQATIDERVGGAITFDFGGGMTSSGTVTLWEPPHRFSYEERDWSGEAPPIATEIVITGRAGGTCVVRMVHALFTSSDAWDDEMEGFEAGWPGFIEVLRVYLAHFAGQPAAPVRAMSPCADDQAGAWKRLGEALGLAGANVGEQRSAGPEAPALAGTVEIVRQDARTREIMLRVSEPGPGIALIGVHPYAGSTHASLSLFLYGDGAPALAARLEPHWHDWLAKTMAGEAG, from the coding sequence ATGCCCGTGAAGACCGACGCCTCCGGCAAGCGCTGGGTCGAGATGGGGTTCGTCGTGCCCGGAAGCCCGGAGGAGGTCTGGGCGGCGATCGCGACCGGAGCGGGCAATTCCGCCTGGTTCACGCAGGCCACGATCGACGAGCGCGTCGGCGGCGCGATCACGTTCGACTTCGGCGGAGGCATGACCTCTTCGGGAACGGTCACGCTCTGGGAGCCGCCGCACCGCTTCAGCTACGAGGAGCGGGACTGGAGCGGCGAGGCCCCACCGATCGCCACCGAGATCGTCATCACCGGCCGCGCCGGCGGCACGTGCGTCGTGCGCATGGTCCACGCGCTCTTCACCTCGTCCGACGCGTGGGACGACGAGATGGAGGGCTTCGAGGCGGGCTGGCCCGGCTTCATCGAGGTGCTGCGCGTCTATCTCGCGCATTTCGCCGGCCAGCCGGCCGCGCCCGTCCGCGCGATGAGCCCCTGTGCGGACGATCAGGCGGGAGCCTGGAAGCGGCTCGGCGAGGCGCTGGGCTTGGCGGGTGCCAATGTGGGCGAGCAGCGCTCGGCCGGGCCGGAAGCACCCGCGCTCGCCGGCACCGTGGAGATCGTCCGGCAGGACGCGCGGACACGCGAGATCATGCTGCGGGTCAGCGAGCCCGGACCCGGCATCGCCCTGATCGGCGTCCATCCCTATGCGGGCAGCACCCACGCCAGCCTCAGCCTGTTCCTCTACGGCGACGGCGCGCCCGCCCTCGCCGCCCGTCTCGAGCCGCACTGGCACGACTGGCTGGCGAAGACGATGGCCGGCGAAGCGGGCTGA
- the recJ gene encoding single-stranded-DNA-specific exonuclease RecJ, whose amino-acid sequence MSVASLPTAAAAPSLSLSGKVWRSRGGDALVARAISQRHGLHAVIGDLLAARGVALEAVPGFLTPRLRDSLPDPSHLHGMDEAVARLARAVEAGEPVGVLGDYDVDGATSVALLARYLRAVGTTAHVDIPDRLTEGYGPNTAALGRLAAQGCRLVATLDSGTTAFAPLAEARVAGLEVIVVDHHAAEADLPDALAVINPNRRDQQSDCGDLAAVGVVFLLVVALNRELRRRGWFAGRAEPDLLQWLDLVALGTVCDVVRLTGLNRALVAQGLLVMAQNRNPGLQALAALAKMEGRPSTFHLGFLLGPRINAGGRIGPSSLGARLLLEDDPDEARAMASLLDDFNRRRRSLEGTVTTAAANVAAAQADAPVLVVDGEGWHPGVIGIVASRLVERFGRPVLVIGTEGGVGKGSGRSVPGFDLGAAVIAARRAGILVQGGGHPMAAGLTVDPVRLDDLRAFMAERAAQAWVRGEAPPPSLDVDAELALGGLHTDLADVLDGLAPFGPGNPEPCFQVSGVRVARARAVGADHVSCRLVDGAGAGVQAIAFRCRSRPVGQALLEADGMVFRAAGRLKLDTYLGNRRLSFHIEDLAHDGR is encoded by the coding sequence GTGTCGGTCGCGTCCCTACCCACCGCCGCGGCGGCGCCGTCCCTTTCGCTGAGCGGCAAGGTCTGGCGCAGCCGTGGCGGCGATGCCCTCGTCGCCCGGGCGATCAGCCAGCGGCACGGCCTGCACGCCGTCATCGGCGACCTTCTGGCCGCGCGCGGCGTGGCGCTCGAGGCCGTGCCGGGCTTCCTGACCCCGCGCCTGCGCGACAGCCTGCCCGATCCCTCGCATCTGCACGGCATGGACGAGGCGGTCGCGCGTCTCGCCCGCGCGGTCGAGGCCGGCGAGCCCGTGGGCGTTCTCGGCGACTACGACGTCGACGGCGCGACCTCGGTCGCCCTGCTCGCCCGCTATCTCCGCGCCGTGGGCACCACCGCCCATGTCGACATTCCGGACCGGCTGACCGAGGGCTACGGCCCCAACACCGCCGCCCTCGGCCGTCTTGCCGCGCAGGGCTGCCGCCTGGTCGCCACGCTGGATTCCGGCACGACCGCCTTCGCGCCCCTGGCCGAGGCGCGTGTCGCCGGGCTCGAGGTCATCGTCGTCGACCACCATGCCGCCGAAGCCGACCTGCCGGACGCGCTGGCGGTGATCAACCCCAACCGCCGCGACCAGCAAAGCGACTGCGGCGACCTCGCCGCGGTCGGTGTCGTCTTCCTGCTGGTCGTCGCCCTGAACCGCGAGCTGCGCCGGCGCGGCTGGTTCGCAGGCCGCGCCGAGCCGGACCTGCTGCAGTGGCTGGACCTGGTCGCGCTCGGGACCGTGTGCGACGTCGTCCGCCTGACCGGGCTGAACCGCGCCCTGGTGGCGCAGGGCCTGCTGGTCATGGCGCAGAACCGCAATCCCGGCCTGCAGGCCTTGGCGGCGCTCGCCAAGATGGAGGGGCGGCCCTCGACCTTCCACCTGGGTTTCCTGCTGGGGCCGCGCATCAACGCGGGCGGGCGCATCGGGCCCTCGTCGCTGGGCGCCCGCCTGCTCCTGGAGGACGACCCGGACGAGGCGCGGGCCATGGCCAGCCTGCTCGACGACTTCAACCGCCGCCGCCGCTCGCTCGAGGGCACCGTGACCACGGCAGCCGCCAACGTCGCCGCGGCGCAGGCGGACGCGCCGGTCCTCGTGGTCGACGGCGAGGGCTGGCATCCCGGCGTCATCGGCATCGTCGCCAGCCGCCTGGTCGAGCGCTTCGGCCGGCCGGTCCTGGTGATCGGCACCGAGGGGGGCGTCGGCAAGGGCTCCGGCCGCTCGGTGCCGGGCTTCGACCTCGGCGCCGCGGTGATCGCGGCGCGCCGCGCGGGCATCCTCGTCCAGGGCGGCGGCCATCCCATGGCGGCGGGGCTGACCGTCGATCCGGTCCGCCTCGACGACCTGCGCGCCTTCATGGCCGAACGCGCCGCCCAGGCCTGGGTGCGCGGCGAGGCGCCGCCGCCCTCGCTCGACGTCGACGCCGAGTTGGCCCTGGGCGGCCTGCACACCGACCTGGCCGACGTCCTGGACGGCCTGGCGCCTTTCGGTCCGGGCAACCCGGAGCCCTGCTTCCAGGTGAGCGGCGTGCGCGTCGCCAGAGCGCGCGCCGTCGGCGCCGATCACGTCAGCTGCCGCCTGGTCGACGGCGCCGGGGCGGGGGTGCAGGCGATCGCATTCCGCTGTCGCTCGCGCCCGGTCGGCCAGGCGCTCCTGGAGGCGGACGGCATGGTGTTCCGCGCGGCCGGCCGGCTCAAGCTCGACACCTATCTGGGCAACCGCCGGCTCTCGTTTCACATCGAGGACCTCGCCCACGACGGCCGCTGA
- the glpX gene encoding class II fructose-bisphosphatase codes for MATNSYHSDRNLALEAVRVAEAAALAASKLIGRGDEKAADQAAVDAMRKALNALDIQGTVVIGEGERDEAPMLYIGEKVGTGRGPEVDIALDPLEGTTITATGGPNAIACLAMAPKGGFLNAPDSYMEKLAVGGGLPAGILDITAPPAENLGRIAEAKHLDIEDLVVLILDRPRHRELIAAVREAGARIRLIGDGDVAGVIATARPDSGIDVYMGSGGAPEGVLAAAALRAIGGQMQGRMQWRNEEEIRRAKAMGVEDIDRIYNLEDLAHGDVMFAATGVTEGTMLKGVRRIPGGVITQSIVMRSKSGTVRLIEAEHYVSRKAGLAAGFPD; via the coding sequence ATGGCGACCAACAGCTATCACAGCGATCGCAATCTGGCGTTGGAGGCCGTGCGCGTTGCCGAAGCGGCCGCGCTGGCCGCCAGCAAGCTGATCGGTCGGGGTGACGAGAAGGCGGCCGACCAGGCCGCCGTCGACGCCATGCGCAAGGCGCTGAACGCCCTCGACATCCAGGGCACGGTGGTCATCGGCGAGGGCGAGCGCGACGAGGCGCCGATGCTCTATATCGGCGAGAAGGTCGGCACGGGCCGCGGGCCGGAAGTCGACATCGCGCTCGATCCCCTCGAGGGCACCACGATCACCGCGACCGGCGGCCCGAACGCGATCGCCTGCCTCGCCATGGCGCCCAAGGGCGGCTTCCTGAACGCCCCGGACAGCTACATGGAGAAGCTGGCGGTCGGTGGCGGCCTGCCGGCCGGCATCCTCGACATCACGGCGCCGCCGGCCGAGAACCTGGGCCGCATCGCCGAGGCCAAGCATCTGGACATCGAGGACCTGGTCGTCCTGATCCTCGACCGGCCGCGCCATCGCGAGCTGATCGCGGCCGTGCGCGAAGCCGGGGCCCGCATCCGCCTGATCGGCGACGGCGACGTCGCCGGCGTCATCGCGACCGCGCGGCCCGACAGCGGCATCGACGTCTACATGGGCAGCGGCGGCGCGCCCGAGGGCGTCCTGGCGGCGGCGGCGCTGCGCGCCATCGGCGGCCAGATGCAGGGCCGCATGCAGTGGCGCAACGAGGAGGAGATCCGCCGCGCCAAGGCCATGGGCGTCGAGGACATCGACCGCATCTACAACCTCGAGGATCTGGCGCACGGCGACGTCATGTTCGCGGCGACCGGCGTGACCGAGGGCACCATGCTCAAGGGCGTGCGCCGCATTCCCGGCGGCGTGATCACCCAGTCGATCGTGATGCGCTCGAAGTCGGGCACGGTGCGCCTGATCGAGGCCGAGCACTACGTCTCGCGCAAGGCGGGCCTGGCCGCCGGCTTCCCCGACTAG
- a CDS encoding homoserine dehydrogenase — MTEAMRIGVAGLGTVGAALVDVLRRNGEAIAARAGRPIEVTAVSARDRSRDRGVDLSAVAWHDDPVGLADDPRVDVVVELIGGDDGPALGAVERAFAAGKDVVTANKAMVAQHGASLALKAESQGAGFAFEAAVAGGIPILKALREGLAANRIGRVYGILNGTCNYILTTMESEGRGFGDVLAEAQALGYAEADPTFDVDGIDTAHKLAVIAGLAFGAAPAFGAVTVEGIRSIDAVDIAFARELGYRIKLLGVAALTEDGLEQRVQPCMVPIDSPIAGVGGVLNGVVVEGDAVGSVVFEGPGAGGEATASAVIADLVDLARGHRPPAFGIPARRLRQAPAAPLGGHVGAYYLRLMVVDQPGVLAEVATILRDDAISIETLLQRSRDPGQIVPIVITVHETSEAAMMAALDRIGRLDVVRETPRMLRIERL, encoded by the coding sequence ATGACGGAGGCGATGCGCATCGGTGTCGCGGGGCTGGGCACGGTCGGTGCCGCCCTTGTCGACGTGCTTCGTCGCAACGGCGAGGCGATCGCGGCGCGGGCCGGCCGGCCGATCGAGGTGACGGCGGTGTCGGCCCGCGACCGGAGCCGGGACCGCGGCGTCGATCTCTCGGCCGTCGCCTGGCACGACGATCCGGTCGGGCTGGCCGACGATCCCCGGGTCGACGTCGTCGTCGAGCTGATCGGCGGCGACGACGGGCCCGCGCTCGGGGCCGTCGAGCGCGCGTTCGCGGCCGGCAAGGACGTCGTGACCGCGAACAAGGCAATGGTTGCGCAACATGGCGCCAGTCTCGCCTTGAAGGCGGAAAGCCAGGGGGCCGGCTTTGCCTTCGAGGCGGCCGTGGCCGGCGGCATCCCCATCCTGAAGGCCTTGCGCGAAGGGCTCGCCGCCAACCGGATCGGCCGCGTCTACGGCATCCTCAACGGCACCTGCAACTACATCCTGACGACGATGGAATCCGAGGGCAGGGGCTTCGGCGACGTGCTGGCCGAGGCGCAGGCGCTGGGCTATGCCGAGGCGGACCCCACCTTCGACGTCGACGGCATCGACACGGCGCACAAGCTGGCGGTGATCGCCGGTCTTGCCTTCGGCGCCGCGCCCGCGTTCGGCGCGGTCACCGTCGAGGGCATACGCAGCATCGACGCCGTCGACATCGCCTTCGCCCGCGAGCTCGGCTACCGCATCAAGCTCCTGGGCGTCGCCGCGCTGACCGAGGACGGCCTGGAGCAGCGGGTGCAGCCCTGCATGGTGCCGATCGACTCACCGATCGCCGGCGTCGGCGGCGTGCTGAACGGCGTGGTCGTCGAGGGCGACGCGGTCGGCAGCGTCGTGTTCGAGGGGCCGGGCGCCGGAGGCGAAGCGACGGCGTCCGCCGTGATCGCCGATCTGGTCGATCTCGCCCGCGGCCATCGTCCGCCCGCCTTCGGCATCCCGGCACGCCGTTTGCGACAGGCTCCGGCGGCCCCGCTTGGGGGCCATGTTGGTGCTTATTATTTGCGCTTGATGGTGGTGGACCAGCCGGGCGTGCTGGCTGAGGTCGCCACCATCCTTCGCGACGACGCCATCTCGATCGAGACGCTTTTGCAGCGCTCGCGTGATCCCGGCCAGATCGTGCCGATCGTCATCACCGTGCATGAGACCTCAGAGGCCGCCATGATGGCGGCGCTCGACCGGATCGGACGCCTCGACGTGGTGCGCGAGACGCCGCGCATGCTACGCATCGAGCGGCTTTGA
- a CDS encoding LL-diaminopimelate aminotransferase, whose product MSEAQFHRIRRLPPYVFAEVNAMKAKARAAGRDIIDFGMGNPDQPTPAHIVEKLVEAVRDPKTHRYSVSRGVPGLRKALAGYYQRRFDVALDPETEICVTLGSKEGLANLAQALTAPGDTILVPNPSYPIHPFGFIIAGAAIRHVPYGKGVDLVAEFARAAQHSVPAPTALVLNFPSNPTAQTADLDLYRELVAFARKHDIYILSDIAYAEIYYGAPPPSILQVEGARDVAVEFYSLSKTYSMPGWRIGFASGHPGLIKALTQIKSYLDYGAFTPIQVASAAALNGPQDCVDAIRGLYHQRRDVLIEGLNQAGWPVEAPEATMFAWAPIPEPFRAEGSLAFAKRLLEEADVAVSPGIGFGEYGDGHVRLALVENRHRIRQALRSIRSFLARHGVPPGPVAVPLKRRVA is encoded by the coding sequence ATGAGCGAGGCTCAATTTCATCGCATTCGGCGTCTGCCGCCTTACGTGTTCGCCGAAGTCAATGCCATGAAGGCCAAGGCCCGCGCCGCCGGCCGCGACATCATCGATTTCGGCATGGGCAACCCGGACCAGCCGACTCCCGCGCACATCGTCGAGAAGCTGGTCGAGGCCGTGCGCGACCCCAAGACCCATCGCTATTCCGTGTCGCGCGGCGTTCCCGGGCTGCGCAAGGCGCTGGCGGGCTACTACCAGCGCCGGTTCGATGTGGCGCTCGATCCCGAGACCGAGATCTGCGTCACGCTGGGCTCGAAGGAGGGCCTGGCCAACCTGGCGCAGGCGCTGACCGCCCCGGGCGACACGATCCTCGTGCCCAATCCCAGCTATCCGATCCATCCCTTCGGCTTCATCATCGCCGGCGCCGCCATCCGCCACGTGCCCTACGGCAAGGGTGTCGATCTCGTCGCCGAGTTCGCCCGCGCCGCCCAGCACTCCGTGCCGGCGCCGACCGCGCTCGTCCTCAACTTCCCGTCGAACCCGACCGCGCAGACGGCCGACCTCGACCTCTATCGCGAGCTCGTCGCCTTCGCGCGCAAGCACGACATCTACATCCTGTCCGACATCGCCTATGCCGAGATCTATTACGGGGCGCCGCCGCCCTCGATCCTTCAGGTCGAAGGCGCGCGCGACGTCGCGGTCGAGTTCTATTCGCTCTCAAAGACCTACAGCATGCCTGGCTGGCGCATCGGCTTCGCTTCGGGCCACCCCGGCCTGATCAAGGCGCTCACCCAGATCAAGTCCTATCTGGACTACGGCGCGTTCACGCCGATCCAGGTCGCGTCCGCCGCGGCGCTGAACGGGCCGCAGGACTGCGTCGATGCGATACGCGGCCTGTACCACCAGCGGCGCGACGTGCTGATCGAGGGCCTGAACCAGGCCGGCTGGCCGGTCGAGGCGCCGGAGGCGACCATGTTCGCCTGGGCGCCCATTCCCGAGCCGTTCCGCGCCGAGGGCTCGCTCGCCTTCGCCAAGCGGCTGCTCGAGGAAGCCGACGTCGCCGTGTCGCCCGGCATCGGCTTCGGCGAATACGGCGACGGCCATGTCCGCCTCGCCCTGGTCGAGAACCGCCACCGCATCCGCCAGGCGCTGCGCAGCATCCGGAGCTTCCTCGCCCGGCACGGCGTGCCGCCGGGGCCGGTCGCCGTGCCGCTCAAGCGCCGGGTCGCCTGA